From Anopheles darlingi chromosome 2, idAnoDarlMG_H_01, whole genome shotgun sequence, the proteins below share one genomic window:
- the LOC125951117 gene encoding uncharacterized protein LOC125951117: protein MTGEPMTTRAVVVTGTGSGSASAGATAGHGTGGGFGGRAPHLQPPHANHPLQALRTDDIEVQVIEQQGGIELCASSERKGITANSSSSSSTKASMGFHRPAGRNSVAQSSATGTTSLGASAGTLAGATGLGSNGAPSASASAASANRMASLKNPVGWVCCAPCIWLRSSSAVHKMAITAATLLVTSLLVASPILFLISAAPSQLPRDCFAATDEDDCHPTPAPPPVCADPICRAAAISIASRMNWEVEPCREFKNYSCSSPESSLRAVKSAQEIADIQLQQLLSLNTTSGIFRKLGRLYGSCLRQELNDSSIRRRLDQLGGYLHIGSVGPQSISPLVAKIRSIGPLPLIGIYYDLSYGRNPQTLLIIDGPSTPPNILENPVRWHGPRAPPYDVDEVPELLGDLINIFLPLGLTGEQRQSERNLIFSFIRDLNQIRRNYVQKDFTSSYVLNNVTALANAHPFLAWPDLVPGNWSGPIVIRSPEYLRQLRKLLLQHQNRVIHNALLMLFALNTLPPGRPSPLVCTRATNWALPEVTSALFVAQYSEEVIRHAIQRTEEMFENMKQHLKRAPSLRGAALVRLSQLKVQAKVWPTLFNRSEIASVLDEIEISSDNWFENVLKIYEINNNRSRTINFTVDSSQTAYAYPQLSKVFYDTLSHSIVVPISVILVPYFNPMLPPYLHYASLGTTLAKEILRSITKAFETKVMQCVPSAVNVFSNASRMELLIHSGGLQIAYHTLLSLSGPIKGMNRLPGLSLTPPQIFFLISAQELCAASEYSGIDVNSSDFDEILTWLISQGGSAADVFQCHSTTKLSYQKNCDIW, encoded by the exons ATGACCGGCGAACCAATGACGACACGTGCCGTAGTGGTTACTGGTACAGGTAGTGGTAGTGCCAGCGCCGGGGCCACCGCTGGCCACGGTACCGggggtggtttcggtggccgGGCACCCCATCTACAACCCCCACATGCGAACCACCCGCTGCAAGCGCTCCGGACCGATGATATCGAGGTGCAGGTGATAGAGCAGCAGGGTGGCATCGAGCTGTGTGCCAGCTCGGAACGGAAG GGCATCacggcaaacagcagcagcagcagcagcacgaaggCGTCGATGGGCTTCCACCGACCAGCAGGACGCAATAGCGTGGCACAATCGTCAGCGACCGGAACCACCTCGTTGGGTGCCAGCGCAGGAACGCTCGCCGGAGCGACCGGACTAGGTTCCAACGGTGCaccctctgcctctgcctcggCCGCTTCGGCCAATCGGATGGCCTCACTGAAGAACCCGGTCGGTTGGGTGTGCTGTGCACCCTGCATCTGGCTACGCAGTTCGTCCGCCGTCCACAAGATGGCCATTACGGCCGCCACTCTGCTGGTGACCTCGCTACTCGTCGCTTCCCCCATCCTCTTTCTCATCTCGGCCGCTCCGTCGCAGTTACCGCGCGATTGTTTCGCCGCcacggacgaggacgactgTCATCCGACGCCGGCACCGCCACCCGTCTGTGCCGATCCGATCTGCCGTGCGGCGGCCATCAGTATCGCGTCGCGCATGAACTGGGAGGTGGAACCGTGCCGGGAGTTCAAGAACTATAGCTGCTCCTCGCCCGAAAGTAGTCTTCGGGCGGTCAAGAGTGCACAGGAGATCGCTGACATTCAGCTGCAAC AACTCCTTTCACTGAACACTACGAGCGGGATCTTCCGGAAGTTGGGCCGGTTGTACGGCAGCTGTCTGCGGCAGGAGCTGAACGATAGCAGTATCCGGCGCCGGTTGGATCAGCTCGGTGGCTATCTGCATATCGGCTCGGTGGGACCACAAAGCATATCACCGCTGGTGGCGAAGATCCGATCGATTGGGCCGCTGCCACTGATCGGCATCTACTACGATCTCAGCTACGGGCGCAACCCGCAGACGCTGCTGATCATCGATGGACCAAGTACGCCACCGAACATCCTCGAG AACCCTGTTCGGTGGCATGGACCGAGGGCACCACCGTACGATGTAGACGAGGTGCCGGAGCTGCTGGGCGACCTAATCAATATCTTCCTGCCGCTGGGGCTGACCGGCGAACAGCGCCAGTCCGAGCGGAATCTTATTTTTAGCTTCATTCGTGATCTTAATCAG ATACGGCGTAATTATGTGCAGAAGGACTTCACCAGTAGCTACGTGCTGAACAACGTGACCGCGCTGGCGAATGCGCATCCGTTC CTCGCCTGGCCGGATCTGGTGCCCGGTAACTGGTCCGGTCCGATCGTCATCCGCAGTCCGGAGTATCTGCGGCAGCTGAGgaagctactgctgcagcaccagaaTCGCGTCATCCACAACgcactgctgatgctgttcgcCCTTAACACGCTGCCACCGGGGCGACCCTCGCCGTTGGTGTGCACCAGGGCGACAAACTGGGCCCTGCCCGAGGTCACGTCGGCCCTCTTCGTAGCCCAGTACAGCGAGGAGGTCATTCGGCACGCGATCCAACGG ACGGAGGAGATGTTTGAGAATATGAAGCAGCATCTTAAGCGGGCACCGTCGTTGCGCGGTGCCGCCTTAGTGCGGCTGTCACAGCTGAAGGTCCAGGCGAAGGTGTGGCCAACGCTCTTCAATCGATCGGAAATTGCGTCGGTGTTGGATGAG ATCGAGATCAGTTCGGACAATTGGTTCGAGAACGTGCTGAAAATCTacgaaatcaacaacaaccgttCGAGGACGATTAACTTCACCGTGGATTCGTCACAGACGGC GTACGCCTACCCGCAGTTATCGAAGGTGTTTTACGATACGCTGTCGCACTCGATCGTGGTGCCGATCTCGGTGATACTGGTGCCGTACTTTAACCCGATGCTTCCACCGTACCTACACTATGCCTCGCTCGGCACTACGCTCGCCAAAGAGATCCTCCGTTCGATCACGAAAGCATTCGAGACAAAGGTGATGCAGTGCGTACCGAGCGCCGTCAACGTCTTCTCGAATGCGAGCCGCATGGAGCTGCTGATACACTCGGGTGGGCTGCAGATCGCGTACCACACGCTCCTGTCGCTGTCCGGTCCGATCAAGGGAATGAACCGGCTGCCCGGGCTTAGCCTGACGCCACCGCAAATCTTCTTTCTCATCTCGGCCCAGGAGCTGTGTGCGGCGTCCGAGTACAGCGGGATCGACGTCAATTCAAGTGATTTCGATGAAAT CTTAACCTGGCTCATCTCGCAAGGTGGCAGTGCAGCCGATGTCTTTCAGTGTCACTCTACTACCAAGCTAAGCTACCAGAAGAACTGCGATATCTGGTAG